The Onthophagus taurus isolate NC unplaced genomic scaffold, IU_Otau_3.0 ScKx7SY_14, whole genome shotgun sequence genome includes a region encoding these proteins:
- the LOC111418422 gene encoding uncharacterized protein yields the protein MWWNGPKFLHDIPETWKLHNNIEVIETELNRELKQQAVSLACSQVNDFLAMFSSLNKLKRVVAYILRFKQNSSRLHELRILGPLTPDEINNAFIRIVILAQREFSSDIHHLKAKGDLATTSKLKSLSPFIDSNNILRVGGRLKNANISYNFKHPILLPKNYALTKLIVWHEHNRHFHAGTSATLAAIRQSLWPISGRNTVRSLLKNCIVCYKYSPKHVQGKMGDLPEPRMAITLPFQYTSLDFAGRFEIKETKCTFVSWSVSQPNVFI from the coding sequence atgtGGTGGAATGGTCCAAAATTTCTCCACGATATTCCTGAAACTTGGAAATTGCATAATAATATCGAAGTAATTGAAACAGAATTAAACAGagaattaaaacaacaagCAGTTTCTCTTGCATGTAGTCAAGTAAATGATTTCTTGGCCATGTTTTCATCACTCAACAAACTAAAAAGAGTGGTGGCTTACATACTaagatttaaacaaaattcatcacGACTACATGAGCTTAGAATACTTGGACCTTTAACTCCcgatgaaataaataatgcaTTCATAAGAATAGTAATATTAGCGCAGCGCGAATTCAGCTCTGATATACATCACCTGAAAGCTAAGGGTGATTTAGCTACAACGAGTAAATTAAAGTCTTTATCACCTTTTATTGATTCTAATAACATATTACGCGTTGGTGGAAGACTAAAGAATGCTaatatatcatataattttaaacatccaatacttttaccaaaaaattatGCATTGACGAAATTAATTGTCTGGCATGAGCACAATAGGCATTTTCATGCAGGAACTTCAGCTACTTTAGCTGCAATTCGACAATCTTTATGGCCAATATCTGGAAGAAATACGGTTagaagtttattaaaaaattgtattgtatGCTATAAATATTCACCTAAACATGTTCAAGGAAAGATGGGGGATTTACCTGAACCCAGAATGGCAATAACATTACCCTTTCAATACACTTCCCTAGATTTTGCTGGACGTTTTGAgattaaagaaacaaaatgtacgTTTGTGTCTTGGTCTGTTTCTCAACCAAATGTGTTCATTTAG
- the LOC139432298 gene encoding uncharacterized protein, whose product MSAEKLTRLTLRRTSASNHLQECLALSKDLSDPLTNSIFLERAQDIENSYKDFQTAHNTIIGIIDEADFETHDKVRENAATVYYTIKAVFHQRSPPPTTCRDVPLPEAPKLNKISLPTFDGIYKDWHTFFGLFRTLVHENNSLSSIVKYQYLLSSSKGEPFNLLKGLPVIEANYETAYNTLKGRYNNKRHLGTLYFLEILHVKPLKDESVKNFRALIDTFHENVEGFRTLGFPVEQWDFLLFNLVLPKLTDAIRTTFEAEHTDTNNPTYVQLMTFLEKRAKALESVLLMSGDKTSLMRFKPNMREKAVNLKLEHLSAKPQSSKCILCPEVHPIYRCHVFNGKSAIERLAVAREYNLCRNCLSQNHATHNCSSNRTCRICNQHHHSSLHLKGPGSAAIHVGTSSHKMSSETKDIPHNVILPITPVHIQDNFGILHKVNALIDSGSMSNFISERLSKKLHIPRKYTSCIEIQGLNSMTSICKKGSIDCSVQPIHGQKPSFQFKAIITPSICSNQPSASSIASLHSHLKHLNINSDNNIPTISVDLLLGAELVPQIFTEGPIQGGSHEPIAVNSVFGWILMGKSSLSDPTHNSTCLSTTNASLEKTIQNFWELESVPNIATSSPEDEICERQFVTNYKRTETGRFMVSLPLKKNSTVGKLLPKCRSVLFLLKRDCCTIQRYVSSMSSL is encoded by the coding sequence ATGAGCGCCGAAAAGCTTACAAGACTCACCTTACGCCGTACTAGCGCCTCTAATCACTTACAAGAATGCCTAGCTCTCAGTAAAGATCTCTCTGATCCTCTAACAAATTCCATTTTTCTTGAACGAGCGCAGGATATTGAGAACAGTTATAAGGATTTTCAAACAGCTCATAATACCATTATTGGAATCATTGACGAAGCTGACTTTGAGACTCACGATAAAGTTCGAGAAAACGCAGCTACTGTTTACTATACCATTAAAGCCGTCTTCCATCAACGTTCGCCACCTCCTACAACATGTCGGGATGTTCCCTTACCAGAAGCTCCGAAGCTCAATAAAATCTCACTGCCAACTTTTGATGGTATTTACAAGGACTGGCATACGTTTTTTGGCCTGTTCCGGACCCTGGTTCATGAAAACAATTCGTTATCATCCATTGTCAAGTACCAGTACCTTCTCAGCTCTTCAAAGGGAGAACCCTTTAATCTTTTAAAGGGATTGCCAGTAATAGAGGCTAATTATGAAACGGCTTACAATACTTTAAAGGGAAGATACAATAATAAACGGCATTTAGGCACATTGTATTTCTTGGAAATTCTTCATGTAAAACCTTTGAAAGACGAATCTGTAAAGAATTTTCGAGCATTAATTGACACATTTCATGAGAATGTTGAGGGTTTCCGCACCTTAGGATTTCCCGTAGAACAATGGGATTTCTTGCTGTTTAATTTAGTGCTTCCAAAATTGACAGACGCAATCAGAACCACCTTCGAAGCAGAACATACTGATACCAACAATCCAACATATGTTCAGCTAATGACCTTTCTTGAAAAGAGAGCAAAGGCACTAGAATCCGTCTTACTAATGTCGGGGGATAAAACTTCCCTTATGCGGTTCAAGCCCAACATGCGGGAAAAGGCAGTGAATCTGAAACTTGAACATCTTTCCGCAAAACCGCAATCATCTAAATGTATTTTATGCCCAGAAGTGCATCCCATCTATCGATGCCAcgtttttaatggaaaatcaGCTATTGAAAGGTTGGCAGTTGCTCGAGAGTACAATTTATGTCGTAACTGCCTTAGCCAAAACCATGCCACACATAATTGCTCATCTAACCGTACCTGTCGCATTTGCAACCAGCATCATCACTCGTCACTTCATCTTAAGGGTCCAGGCTCTGCAGCTATTCATGTGGGGACTTCCTCGCATAAAATGTCTTCTGAAACAAAGGACATACCTCATAATGTTATATTGCCAATAACACCCGTACACATTCAAGATAATTTTGGAATATTACATAAAGTAAATGCTTTAATCGACTCTGGAAGTATGTCAAATTTCATATCGGAAAGGCTCTCAAAGAAGTTACACATACCTAGAAAATACACATCTTGTATAGAGATTCAAGGACTGAACTCGATGACGTCGATCTGTAAAAAGGGATCAATTGATTGTTCCGTTCAACCTATTCATGGTCAAAAACCATCCTTCCAATTCAAAGCTATTATAACCCCAAGTATTTGCTCCAATCAACCCTCAGCTTCCTCTATTGCTTCCCTGCACTCACATCTTAAACACCTAAACATAAATTCAGATAACAACATTCCTACCATCTCGGTCGATCTCTTATTGGGAGCGGAATTGGTTCCTCAGATATTTACCGAAGGTCCCATTCAGGGCGGATCTCATGAGCCCATCGCTGTCAATTCCGTTTTTGGATGGATTCTTATGGGGAAGTCTTCTCTGTCCGATCCAACCCACAACTCGACATGTCTTTCAACCACCAATGCCTCTTTGGAAAAGACGATTCAGAATTTTTGGGAATTGGAATCAGTTCCGAACATAGCCACGTCATCACCTGAAGATGAAATATGCGAAAGACAATTcgttacaaattataaaagaactgAAACAGGAAGATTTATGGTTTCtttacctttaaaaaaaaactccaCTGTTGGGAAGCTCTTACCAAAATGCAGAAGCGTTTTATTTCTCTTGAAAAGAGATTGTTGCACAATTCAACGTTACGTCTCGAGTATGTCAAGTTTATGA